The Verrucomicrobiota bacterium genome includes a region encoding these proteins:
- a CDS encoding tail fiber domain-containing protein, translating into MKQILPNLLGSLIMFWILHTPYSTAVAQTTAFTYQGRLNDNGAPANGQYDLRLALFDAANDGAQKGNAITNIATGVSNGLFTVTVDFGNQFSGADRWLDIAVRTNVGSAFTAVAPRQLITSAPYAIKAAGVDAAGITGTISPALIGSGSFSGSFSGNAAGLTNLEASQLSGTVPASALANAWKLTGNSGTISNTHFLGTTDSQPLELKVNAQRVLRFERDTNTVVFGSLIPNIIGGYESNIVTKGVGGATIAGGGGPQWYGATLPHQVGGAFSTIGGGVGNVVLGVVSTIAGGERGFIGSNAFNAFIGGGAYNSTEAYDAAIPGGRGNNIGDSSSSSVIGGGSGNSIGTNSSSSVIGGGNFNSISYNAANAVIPGGNNNAVGAGALSSFAAGAQAKVNHAGTFVWADRSGSDFVSTAANQFLVRATGGVGIGTASPGAQLEVRTTAANANAIRFGYASAGASGNLIAGLARVSIATDDLVERFVIRQGSGNVGIGLTGPTYQLQLNTDSAAKPNGGSWANSSDARLKRNIAPLTNALERLNRLRGVTFEWVNPEDHANQHGPQGGFIAQEVEKVFPKWITEVDGAEHDRTLTDNRKIKSLTLPFEFDALVVEAIKEQQAQIQTRDREINELKQRLAALEQRFSRLKLNVE; encoded by the coding sequence ATGAAACAAATCCTCCCAAACCTGCTCGGCTCACTCATCATGTTCTGGATTCTCCACACTCCGTATTCAACGGCGGTCGCCCAAACCACGGCGTTCACCTATCAAGGCCGGCTGAACGACAACGGCGCGCCAGCCAATGGCCAGTACGATTTGCGGCTCGCTCTCTTTGACGCGGCCAACGACGGCGCGCAAAAAGGCAATGCCATCACGAATATCGCGACGGGCGTCAGCAACGGCCTGTTTACCGTGACGGTCGATTTTGGCAATCAATTCTCCGGCGCGGATCGCTGGCTGGATATTGCTGTGCGCACGAATGTCGGCAGCGCGTTCACCGCGGTGGCGCCGCGTCAACTCATCACTTCCGCGCCGTATGCCATCAAGGCGGCTGGCGTGGATGCGGCAGGCATCACCGGCACGATTTCACCGGCCCTCATCGGTTCGGGTTCGTTCAGCGGCTCATTTTCTGGCAACGCCGCCGGGCTGACCAACCTTGAGGCTTCGCAATTGAGCGGCACCGTGCCGGCCTCCGCGCTGGCGAACGCTTGGAAACTTACCGGGAACTCCGGAACCATTTCGAATACACATTTTCTGGGCACGACTGACAGCCAGCCTTTGGAATTGAAGGTGAATGCCCAACGCGTCCTGCGCTTCGAGCGCGACACGAACACTGTCGTTTTCGGTTCTCTCATTCCAAACATCATTGGCGGTTACGAAAGCAACATCGTCACCAAGGGTGTTGGCGGCGCAACGATTGCCGGCGGCGGCGGCCCTCAATGGTACGGAGCGACCCTGCCACACCAGGTCGGCGGCGCTTTCAGCACGATCGGTGGCGGCGTGGGCAATGTGGTGCTGGGAGTGGTGAGTACCATTGCGGGCGGGGAACGGGGGTTCATTGGGTCCAACGCCTTCAACGCCTTCATCGGCGGTGGCGCCTATAATTCAACTGAAGCCTACGACGCAGCAATCCCCGGCGGCAGAGGTAACAACATCGGCGACAGCTCCTCATCCAGCGTCATTGGCGGCGGCAGCGGCAATAGCATCGGAACGAATTCCTCATCTAGTGTGATCGGCGGCGGGAATTTCAACAGCATTTCTTATAACGCGGCAAACGCAGTCATACCCGGCGGAAACAACAACGCGGTAGGGGCTGGGGCGTTGTCATCGTTTGCCGCCGGGGCTCAGGCGAAGGTCAATCACGCCGGTACCTTTGTTTGGGCCGATCGGTCCGGAAGCGATTTCGTTTCCACCGCTGCCAATCAATTTCTGGTTCGCGCCACCGGCGGTGTTGGCATCGGTACCGCGTCGCCCGGCGCACAACTGGAAGTGCGTACGACGGCCGCCAATGCGAATGCCATCCGATTCGGTTACGCCAGCGCCGGCGCCAGCGGCAATCTTATCGCCGGTCTCGCTCGCGTTTCCATTGCCACGGATGACTTGGTCGAGCGCTTCGTCATTCGGCAAGGCTCGGGGAACGTCGGCATCGGGCTGACCGGACCGACTTACCAGTTGCAACTCAACACCGATTCCGCCGCCAAACCCAACGGCGGCTCGTGGGCCAATTCTTCCGACGCGCGACTCAAACGCAACATCGCGCCACTGACCAACGCGCTGGAGCGGTTGAACCGGCTGCGCGGAGTGACCTTCGAGTGGGTGAACCCGGAGGACCACGCCAATCAGCACGGACCGCAGGGCGGATTCATCGCACAGGAAGTCGAAAAGGTGTTCCCGAAATGGATCACGGAAGTGGACGGCGCGGAACACGACCGGACGCTGACGGACAACCGCAAGATCAAAAGCCTGACATTGCCTTTTGAGTTCGATGCGCTGGTGGTGGAAGCGATCAAAGAACAGCAGGCGCAGATTCAAACGCGCGACAGGGAGATCAACGAATTGAAGCAGCGCCTCGCCGCGCTGGAGCAAAGATTTTCCCGGCTCAAGCTCAACGTCGAATGA
- the hisI gene encoding phosphoribosyl-AMP cyclohydrolase yields MSFYDKLKFDSNGLIPAIVQEQKTERVLMMAWMNRASLEKTIATGKTVFWSRSRQKFWMKGETSGHTQQVKDIAFDCDGDVLLIQVEQIGAACHEGYKSCFFRSVEGKGETFRVTEKQLETPEQMYKKK; encoded by the coding sequence ATGAGCTTTTACGACAAATTGAAATTTGACTCGAACGGATTGATCCCCGCGATCGTCCAGGAACAAAAAACCGAGCGCGTGTTGATGATGGCGTGGATGAACCGCGCCTCGCTGGAAAAAACCATCGCGACCGGCAAAACGGTTTTCTGGAGCCGCTCGCGCCAGAAATTCTGGATGAAAGGCGAGACCAGCGGCCACACCCAACAGGTAAAAGACATTGCGTTCGATTGCGACGGCGACGTGTTGCTGATTCAAGTCGAGCAAATTGGTGCGGCCTGTCACGAAGGCTACAAATCCTGTTTCTTCCGCTCGGTCGAAGGCAAGGGCGAAACGTTTCGCGTGACGGAGAAACAATTGGAAACGCCGGAGCAAATGTACAAAAAGAAGTGA
- the hisF gene encoding imidazole glycerol phosphate synthase subunit HisF, with amino-acid sequence MLAKRVIPCLDVHDGKVTRGVQFGVAEKGGLRNVGDPVELALRYNEQGADEMVFFDITATAHGRGTMVDVIERAADQCFMPLTVGGGIKSVDDMYTMLRAGADKTSINSSALANPDLIRHGAEKFGSQCIVVSIDAKRVAPDKWEVFSHGGRKATGLDAVEWAKRAVSLGAGEIVLNSIDADGTKAGFDLVITRRISESVGVPVVASGGAGSLEHMAEVLLEGKADAVLAASIFHFGTYTVGDVKQFLAKQNIPVRL; translated from the coding sequence ATGCTCGCCAAACGTGTCATTCCGTGCCTCGACGTTCACGACGGCAAAGTCACTCGCGGCGTCCAGTTCGGTGTCGCCGAGAAAGGGGGCTTGCGCAACGTCGGCGACCCCGTCGAACTCGCTCTGCGCTACAACGAACAGGGCGCGGACGAAATGGTGTTTTTCGACATCACCGCCACCGCGCACGGTCGCGGCACGATGGTGGACGTGATCGAACGCGCGGCGGATCAATGCTTCATGCCACTCACCGTCGGCGGCGGCATCAAGTCCGTGGACGACATGTACACCATGCTGCGCGCGGGCGCGGACAAGACCAGCATCAACTCCAGCGCTCTGGCCAATCCCGACCTGATCCGGCATGGCGCGGAAAAGTTCGGCAGCCAATGCATCGTCGTCTCGATTGACGCCAAGCGCGTCGCGCCGGACAAATGGGAAGTCTTCTCGCACGGCGGCCGCAAAGCCACCGGCCTCGATGCCGTGGAATGGGCCAAACGCGCCGTGTCGCTCGGCGCGGGCGAAATCGTCTTGAATTCGATTGACGCCGACGGCACGAAAGCCGGTTTCGACCTCGTCATCACGCGACGCATCAGCGAATCCGTGGGCGTGCCGGTGGTGGCCAGCGGTGGCGCGGGGAGTTTGGAACACATGGCCGAGGTGCTGCTCGAAGGCAAAGCCGACGCCGTCCTCGCCGCGAGTATTTTCCACTTCGGCACCTACACCGTCGGCGATGTGAAACAATTTTTGGCGAAGCAAAACATTCCCGTGAGACTGTAA
- a CDS encoding penicillin-binding protein activator LpoB — MKPSITKLFIPLTSAVLLVGCASSGVKNPSGVPVTRMNADEQGFVAGTGVESQDLVAVSDKMARNILGIQQIASATVPPIIVLDPVENKTRFPINKDIFLTRIRSELNKKSGGKVTFLARERMAALEKERNLKREGAVTATSDPKLQEFKGADYFLTGSLEGLSTRTKAGTSDYILYAFQLIDARTSAIVWEDNAEIKKQGLEDAAYR; from the coding sequence ATGAAACCATCCATCACCAAACTGTTTATTCCCCTCACCAGTGCTGTCCTCCTTGTCGGCTGCGCCTCCAGCGGCGTCAAGAATCCTTCCGGCGTGCCCGTCACGCGCATGAACGCGGACGAGCAGGGCTTCGTCGCCGGCACGGGCGTCGAATCGCAGGACCTCGTGGCCGTCAGCGACAAGATGGCGCGCAACATCCTCGGCATCCAGCAAATCGCCAGTGCCACCGTGCCGCCCATCATCGTGCTCGATCCGGTGGAAAACAAAACGCGCTTCCCGATCAACAAAGACATCTTCCTCACGCGCATCCGCTCCGAGTTGAACAAGAAATCCGGCGGCAAGGTGACGTTCCTGGCGCGCGAGCGCATGGCCGCATTGGAAAAGGAGCGCAACCTCAAACGCGAAGGCGCGGTCACGGCTACTAGCGACCCGAAGCTGCAGGAGTTCAAGGGCGCGGACTATTTCCTGACCGGCTCGCTGGAGGGATTGTCCACGCGCACGAAAGCCGGCACGAGCGATTACATCCTGTATGCGTTTCAACTGATTGACGCGCGCACCAGCGCCATCGTCTGGGAAGACAACGCCGAAATCAAAAAACAAGGGCTGGAGGACGCGGCGTATCGGTAA
- a CDS encoding DUF2262 domain-containing protein: MVQAGGVAGGSSDRKGLWILLLTFEAWKYADDNIQNGKLTIRKEVTEKELNSVMKEFAPYDCVRVRARVAEQNAFGKPQGLLVEIIGKDSDADLRRCALELQKPVTYRDERFGVFTLDRRVNWYEAEISWASKNIRLSLSTDESKEIKQSLALAQALWNSQRDWSERIAEYAVTKLLDLKNDTWLGEDEEELSREQFKSKMSLNSITVNPNGSFEFWYDDGDLFWGHSIRVSGTLSEGPNDAGIEG, translated from the coding sequence GTGGTTCAAGCCGGCGGAGTGGCCGGCGGTAGTTCAGACCGCAAGGGACTTTGGATTCTGTTGTTGACCTTTGAAGCATGGAAATATGCCGACGACAACATCCAAAACGGGAAGCTTACAATCCGCAAGGAGGTCACTGAAAAAGAACTCAACTCGGTTATGAAGGAATTCGCGCCATACGATTGCGTTCGCGTGCGTGCCCGTGTAGCCGAACAAAACGCCTTTGGCAAACCGCAGGGATTGCTGGTCGAAATTATTGGAAAGGACTCCGATGCGGATCTTCGACGGTGCGCTTTAGAATTGCAGAAGCCCGTAACTTATAGAGACGAGCGGTTTGGCGTTTTCACTTTGGATCGTCGCGTCAACTGGTACGAAGCTGAGATTTCTTGGGCTTCAAAGAATATCAGGCTGAGCCTATCCACGGACGAGTCCAAGGAAATCAAACAGTCACTCGCACTTGCACAAGCGCTCTGGAACTCACAACGCGATTGGAGCGAGCGAATCGCCGAATATGCGGTGACCAAACTGCTTGACCTGAAGAACGACACTTGGCTGGGCGAAGACGAAGAGGAACTAAGTCGGGAGCAGTTCAAGAGCAAAATGTCGCTTAACTCAATTACGGTTAATCCGAACGGCAGTTTCGAATTCTGGTATGACGACGGAGATTTATTTTGGGGACACTCGATACGAGTGAGCGGAACACTTTCTGAAGGCCCAAATGATGCCGGGATCGAAGGGTGA
- a CDS encoding VCBS repeat-containing protein: MSQFRAAKTLFASNLLLMLAVCAHGDGGPGYALSFNPTSSVSVPHDSALNAYPITITAWIETVQTFAQAGIVTKATSPGAEGWQVDLDFGTLTALYQTPNGSVGSVGSPLAATGIADGVWHHVAFTVDATGGRLYVDGVQRDSRAWTGAPGPMSATTAVTLGNFPSGGNLYGYEGFLDEVTIWNTALTQSQVQSNMSRKLTGNEPGLLAYYRCDENAGSVLGDSAPLAGTNSGTLSGNVYFVPSDIRPFAPFVETLPPSGVNGPTPTFNGIVNPEGTNTVVWFQWGTTTNYGTTTAPQPVGNGILNTNFSQPLTGLSPGVYHFRAVASNSLQVVSGTNQTFERFAFYDAGFDLPGTLSGSVEWGDYDNDGRLDILLASVGTNGTAEIWRNTGTTFSNINAGLASANTNGYTNLTSARWVDFDNDGRLDVFLTGFATAALWRNTGTGFSKAVTFPVIPVGTIRGALGDYDNDGRTDVRVAANDTNTLWRNSIGGFYVPSQTVVPGQAVEPMLWGDFNNDGRFDFLFGAQLWRNIAEGNDAIFTNVPVPWPTFNAGANAAAWGDFNNDGLLDLLLMSVANNGTNSIQIWQNTGSGFTKFLELPEFSASSLAWGDYDGDGNLDFVVTGERSDYYQHYVTELWRNTGSGFSKIDTGLPGIRASAVAWGDYDNDGRLDLILSGATNSLYGTITRVFRNNTIASNTPPAAPTGLTFTVLGGEVGFAWNPATDAQTPSAGLTYNLRVGTAPGAGDVMTANAASNGKRRLSGMGNVQHNLFFPLRNLPVNQPLYASVQAVDTSFAGSPFSEKSFAFSLEVTPPTGPVSGDTDGDGIVSQAELDAVLANYWPYAPWLQMTNVAGLGGTNVTFSLSNSTAGAFSVEYSTNVVDWYFLGPAIPRYLFTDTNAPANPQRYYRLRWP, translated from the coding sequence ATGTCGCAATTTCGCGCAGCAAAGACCCTTTTCGCCTCGAATCTTCTTCTAATGTTGGCGGTTTGCGCGCACGGTGACGGTGGTCCCGGTTATGCGCTCAGTTTCAACCCCACCAGTTCCGTTTCTGTTCCACACGACTCGGCGCTGAACGCATACCCAATCACGATTACGGCATGGATTGAGACAGTCCAGACTTTCGCGCAGGCCGGAATTGTTACCAAGGCCACGTCCCCAGGAGCTGAGGGCTGGCAGGTGGATCTTGATTTCGGAACCCTCACGGCTTTGTATCAGACGCCAAACGGTTCGGTCGGAAGCGTTGGTTCACCCCTTGCCGCAACCGGCATAGCCGACGGAGTGTGGCACCATGTGGCTTTCACCGTGGATGCAACCGGTGGCCGCCTTTACGTGGATGGGGTGCAGCGAGATTCGCGCGCGTGGACCGGCGCGCCTGGCCCAATGTCCGCCACGACTGCCGTAACTCTGGGAAACTTCCCCAGCGGCGGCAATCTCTACGGATACGAGGGTTTTCTCGACGAAGTAACGATCTGGAACACCGCGCTCACTCAATCGCAGGTTCAATCGAACATGAGTCGCAAGCTGACTGGCAACGAGCCTGGCTTGCTGGCGTATTACCGATGCGATGAGAATGCAGGTTCCGTCCTCGGCGACAGCGCGCCCTTGGCCGGCACTAATTCGGGCACCCTCAGTGGCAATGTGTACTTTGTGCCGTCCGACATACGGCCATTTGCTCCTTTTGTAGAAACGCTGCCTCCAAGTGGCGTTAACGGACCCACGCCGACCTTCAACGGCATCGTGAATCCGGAAGGAACAAACACTGTGGTTTGGTTCCAATGGGGCACGACCACCAATTACGGCACCACCACCGCGCCGCAACCGGTCGGGAACGGCATCCTCAACACGAACTTCAGCCAGCCACTGACTGGCCTGTCGCCCGGCGTTTATCATTTCCGCGCGGTCGCCTCGAATTCCCTGCAGGTGGTGTCCGGCACGAACCAGACCTTCGAGAGGTTCGCGTTCTACGACGCGGGGTTCGATCTTCCGGGCACATTATCCGGCTCCGTGGAGTGGGGCGATTACGATAACGATGGCCGTTTGGACATTCTGCTCGCGAGCGTGGGAACCAATGGAACTGCGGAAATCTGGCGAAACACCGGCACTACGTTTTCGAATATCAACGCAGGATTGGCCAGCGCTAATACCAACGGATATACTAACCTCACCTCTGCTCGCTGGGTGGATTTTGACAATGATGGCCGGCTGGACGTTTTTCTCACCGGGTTCGCGACAGCCGCTCTGTGGCGGAACACGGGAACGGGCTTTTCAAAAGCTGTAACGTTTCCCGTTATTCCGGTTGGGACAATCAGAGGCGCGTTGGGAGATTACGATAATGACGGTCGAACCGATGTAAGAGTAGCCGCCAACGACACAAACACGCTTTGGCGGAATTCGATCGGCGGCTTCTATGTTCCCAGCCAGACGGTTGTACCTGGTCAGGCCGTGGAGCCTATGCTATGGGGTGATTTCAACAATGACGGGCGCTTCGATTTTCTCTTTGGCGCGCAACTCTGGCGAAACATCGCCGAAGGCAACGACGCTATTTTTACCAATGTGCCTGTTCCGTGGCCTACGTTCAATGCCGGTGCCAATGCCGCTGCCTGGGGAGATTTTAACAACGACGGCTTACTCGACTTGTTGTTGATGTCGGTGGCAAATAACGGCACCAACTCGATCCAGATCTGGCAAAACACCGGCTCAGGATTTACCAAGTTTCTGGAACTGCCGGAGTTCTCCGCGTCGTCGTTGGCCTGGGGTGACTATGACGGCGATGGAAACCTGGATTTCGTCGTCACTGGAGAGCGATCCGACTATTACCAGCACTACGTAACGGAATTGTGGCGGAACACCGGCAGCGGTTTTTCAAAAATCGACACGGGCCTGCCCGGCATTCGCGCCAGCGCCGTCGCTTGGGGAGATTACGACAACGATGGCCGGCTTGACTTGATTCTTTCGGGCGCTACGAACAGCCTGTATGGCACCATCACACGAGTATTTCGGAACAACACCATTGCCTCGAACACTCCGCCTGCCGCGCCGACCGGCCTGACGTTCACGGTATTGGGCGGCGAGGTCGGCTTCGCATGGAACCCTGCGACCGACGCGCAAACGCCGTCCGCCGGGCTGACTTACAACCTTCGCGTGGGCACCGCTCCCGGTGCGGGCGATGTGATGACAGCCAACGCGGCGAGCAACGGCAAACGTCGTCTCTCCGGGATGGGCAACGTGCAGCACAACCTTTTCTTCCCGTTGCGAAACTTGCCGGTGAACCAACCGCTCTACGCCAGCGTGCAAGCCGTGGACACGTCGTTCGCCGGCTCGCCATTTTCGGAAAAGAGTTTTGCCTTTAGCCTCGAGGTGACGCCGCCCACCGGCCCGGTTTCCGGTGACACAGATGGAGACGGCATCGTAAGCCAGGCCGAACTGGATGCGGTGCTGGCGAATTATTGGCCTTACGCGCCCTGGCTCCAGATGACGAACGTCGCCGGACTCGGCGGAACAAACGTGACATTTTCACTGAGCAATTCCACAGCGGGCGCATTCAGTGTTGAATATTCGACCAACGTTGTGGATTGGTATTTCCTCGGCCCGGCCATCCCGCGTTATCTTTTCACTGACACCAATGCGCCGGCCAATCCGCAACGCTATTATCGTCTGCGTTGGCCGTAA
- a CDS encoding nucleotidyltransferase domain-containing protein, with translation MKTLDKNVLETVTQRLVAEFQPEQVWLYGSHAWGNPHESSDVDLFVVVPHSEETPIRRSQRAHRCLRGLRMPKDVLVETRREVDRVKGLKTSLENAILSRGRRLYG, from the coding sequence ATGAAAACGCTCGACAAGAATGTGCTTGAGACTGTCACGCAAAGACTGGTGGCGGAATTCCAGCCCGAACAAGTCTGGCTTTACGGCTCGCACGCTTGGGGCAATCCGCACGAAAGCAGCGACGTTGACCTTTTCGTCGTCGTGCCGCACAGCGAGGAGACGCCCATCCGCCGTTCGCAGCGCGCGCATCGTTGTTTGCGCGGCTTGCGGATGCCCAAAGACGTTTTGGTCGAAACCCGCCGGGAAGTGGATCGCGTCAAGGGACTCAAAACGTCGCTTGAAAACGCGATCTTGAGCCGAGGGCGGAGGCTCTATGGCTGA
- the trpE gene encoding anthranilate synthase component I, with protein MHSPTLDEFLKLATQGNLIPVTRRILADIETPLSAYKKIRGQGESFLFESVEGGEHLGRYSFVGCNPRAVIKQTGARVEVRENGKVVEKFSVEPQPLTPSLSPSDGERVAKPGEGQTVRDGLEVVERTLKKFRPVDVPGLPRFTGGAVGFIGYEFIHDVEPIVPRPPNDELQTPTMVFLVADQLLIFDRVAQTITILVNAVLDDSTSAADAYENAVGEIERLVSLLEQPIEHHPVTLPAEVPSVPFKSNTPKDKFLANVQASKKFITAGDIIQVVGSQRFSVETKASPVDVYRAARSVNPSPYMFLLELDGFSLVGASPEIHVRCEDNKVEIRPIAGTRRRGKTPTEDAALEKELLADPKERAEHVMLVDLARNDIGRVCDFGSVQVRDLMIIERYSHVMHIVSSVEGKLSAGKTPYDLMRATFPAGTVSGAPKIRAMQLIADLEGTTRGPYGGCVGYFSFNGNLDTCITIRTALLKDGKAYVQAGGGWVNDSEPEAEFQETVNKSKAMLKAVALAETFAKT; from the coding sequence ATGCATTCACCGACGCTGGACGAATTTTTGAAACTTGCGACGCAGGGAAATCTCATCCCCGTCACGCGCCGCATTCTCGCTGACATCGAAACGCCGCTGTCGGCCTACAAAAAAATCCGGGGGCAGGGCGAATCGTTTCTCTTTGAATCGGTTGAAGGCGGCGAACACTTGGGCCGCTATTCGTTTGTGGGCTGTAATCCGCGTGCGGTGATCAAACAGACTGGCGCACGCGTGGAGGTGAGAGAGAATGGCAAGGTGGTGGAGAAGTTTTCTGTTGAACCGCAACCCCTCACCCCGTCCCTCTCCCCATCGGATGGGGAGAGGGTGGCGAAGCCGGGTGAGGGGCAAACCGTTCGCGATGGCCTCGAAGTTGTCGAGCGCACGCTGAAGAAATTTCGCCCTGTGGACGTGCCCGGTTTGCCACGCTTCACCGGCGGCGCAGTCGGCTTCATCGGTTACGAATTCATTCACGACGTTGAGCCAATCGTGCCGCGCCCGCCGAACGATGAACTGCAGACGCCCACGATGGTTTTCCTCGTCGCGGATCAGTTGCTCATCTTCGACCGCGTGGCGCAGACCATCACGATCCTCGTCAACGCCGTGCTCGACGACTCGACCAGCGCAGCTGACGCTTATGAAAACGCCGTTGGCGAAATCGAACGACTCGTTTCGTTGCTCGAACAGCCAATCGAACATCATCCCGTAACGCTGCCGGCGGAAGTGCCCTCCGTCCCATTCAAGTCCAACACACCGAAGGACAAATTTCTCGCGAACGTTCAGGCCTCGAAGAAGTTCATCACGGCGGGCGACATCATTCAAGTCGTCGGCTCACAGCGTTTCAGCGTCGAAACCAAGGCATCGCCCGTGGACGTTTACCGCGCGGCGCGTTCGGTGAATCCGTCGCCTTACATGTTCCTGCTCGAACTGGACGGCTTTTCACTCGTCGGCGCGTCGCCGGAAATTCATGTCCGCTGCGAGGACAACAAGGTGGAGATTCGGCCCATCGCCGGCACGCGCCGTCGCGGCAAGACGCCGACCGAGGACGCTGCGCTGGAAAAGGAACTGCTCGCCGACCCGAAGGAACGCGCCGAACACGTCATGCTCGTGGACCTCGCGCGCAACGACATCGGGCGTGTGTGCGATTTCGGCAGCGTGCAGGTGCGCGACCTGATGATCATTGAGCGTTACAGCCATGTGATGCACATCGTGTCGAGCGTGGAAGGAAAACTTTCCGCCGGCAAAACGCCCTATGACCTGATGCGCGCCACGTTCCCGGCGGGCACGGTGAGCGGTGCGCCGAAGATCCGCGCCATGCAGCTCATCGCCGATCTCGAAGGCACGACGCGCGGGCCGTATGGCGGTTGCGTGGGCTACTTCAGCTTCAACGGCAATCTGGACACGTGCATCACCATCCGCACCGCGCTGCTCAAGGACGGCAAAGCCTACGTGCAAGCCGGCGGCGGCTGGGTGAACGACTCCGAACCGGAAGCGGAATTTCAGGAAACGGTGAACAAGAGCAAAGCCATGCTCAAAGCCGTGGCGCTGGCGGAGACGTTTGCGAAAACCTAG
- a CDS encoding anion transporter, whose translation MEKEIIAIAIFCFTYLLISGRRLKVLPLNRPAAALLGAVLMVACGVMTPERVYHSVDYDTLVLLLGMMIIAAYLFLAGFFDWAADWILRKAKTPQSLLLYLICTSGILSALLVNDTVCLMLTPLVVAVMVKGKLPLPPYLLALAMSANVGSVATLVGNPQNMIIGHLSGIPFLRFSASLLPVAVAGLAIQYAVLSFGFRKVLANTAIHRPERQPRKLDRRLLITTLVVLALVFVGFMAGLNLPWTALAGGALIMVLARRDTHEVLKLVDWHLLVFFAALFVVVEGLNGTGLPDQAYDKVRGVFGTSAPSQAWNFAWFSALGSNVFSNVPFVLVAGKWIGNFAQPELMWKVMALATTFAGNLTILGSVANIIVVESARGHAEVGFWDYAKFGIPVTILTTVAGMVIVLLVN comes from the coding sequence ATGGAAAAAGAAATCATAGCCATTGCGATTTTCTGCTTCACCTACCTGCTGATCAGCGGGCGGCGGTTGAAGGTGCTGCCGTTGAACCGGCCCGCCGCCGCCTTGCTCGGCGCGGTTTTGATGGTCGCGTGCGGCGTGATGACGCCGGAGCGGGTGTATCACTCGGTGGATTACGACACGCTGGTGCTGCTGCTGGGGATGATGATCATCGCCGCGTATCTGTTCCTCGCGGGCTTCTTCGATTGGGCGGCGGACTGGATCCTACGCAAGGCCAAGACACCGCAATCGCTTCTGCTTTACCTGATCTGCACGTCGGGGATTCTGTCGGCGTTGCTTGTGAATGACACGGTGTGCCTGATGCTGACGCCGCTGGTCGTGGCCGTAATGGTCAAGGGCAAGTTGCCGCTCCCACCCTATCTGCTCGCGCTGGCGATGAGCGCCAACGTCGGCAGCGTCGCCACGTTGGTGGGTAATCCGCAAAACATGATCATCGGCCATCTTTCAGGAATTCCCTTCCTACGATTCTCCGCTTCGCTGTTGCCGGTGGCGGTGGCGGGACTGGCGATTCAATACGCGGTGCTCTCGTTTGGCTTCCGCAAAGTTCTGGCCAATACAGCCATCCATCGGCCCGAAAGACAACCGCGCAAGCTGGATCGGCGGTTGTTGATCACCACACTCGTGGTGCTGGCGCTGGTGTTCGTTGGGTTCATGGCGGGTTTGAATCTGCCCTGGACCGCGCTGGCGGGCGGCGCGCTAATCATGGTGCTTGCGCGGCGCGACACGCACGAGGTGCTCAAGCTGGTGGACTGGCATCTGTTGGTCTTCTTCGCGGCGCTGTTCGTCGTCGTTGAGGGATTGAATGGAACGGGCCTGCCCGATCAGGCCTACGACAAGGTGCGGGGCGTTTTCGGAACGTCGGCGCCCAGTCAGGCGTGGAATTTTGCGTGGTTCTCCGCGCTCGGCTCGAACGTTTTCTCCAACGTACCGTTTGTGCTCGTGGCCGGGAAATGGATTGGCAATTTCGCACAGCCAGAGTTGATGTGGAAGGTCATGGCGCTCGCCACGACGTTTGCCGGCAACCTCACCATCCTCGGCTCGGTGGCCAACATCATCGTCGTCGAGTCGGCGCGGGGGCATGCGGAAGTGGGCTTCTGGGATTACGCCAAGTTCGGCATTCCGGTCACGATTCTGACGACCGTCGCGGGCATGGTGATTGTGTTGTTAGTGAACTGA